The genomic region CGGATAGGACTTCTGCCAGCCGGTTCCGCACGCTCGTCTCGGTCCAGTCGCCGCCCCGGAAGAGAACGAGGCTTGGGCTGTCGCCGCCTGCTGTTGCAATCAGACGAGGATAGTCGAGATCCGCCGTAACGATTGTGCGCGCCTCTTGCTTGGCCCGATC from Bradyrhizobium sp. CB1015 harbors:
- a CDS encoding DUF5615 family PIN-like protein, producing MGHDAVHASAIGLHAASDVEIIDRAKQEARTIVTADLDYPRLIATAGGDSPSLVLFRGGDWTETSVRNRLAEVLSALPESEIQGSIITIDRDRVRRRRLPIV